Proteins from a single region of Caldisericum sp.:
- a CDS encoding SIMPL domain-containing protein, protein QPPTRTGYSVEHDLTVTVKTTLIGDVISTGANAGANTFYNLNFKASNEDEVKKELLSKALSDARAKAEEIAKTMGKKVSDYKVVSYEYVPEQSKAPYYGGAEGMGTGAPIEVGSNEIAVNVYVTFILK, encoded by the coding sequence GCAGCCTCCAACAAGGACTGGCTACAGTGTCGAACACGATCTTACGGTTACAGTTAAAACAACCCTCATTGGTGATGTAATAAGTACAGGGGCGAATGCAGGAGCAAACACCTTTTATAACCTGAACTTCAAGGCAAGTAATGAAGACGAGGTAAAGAAAGAACTCCTTTCAAAGGCACTTTCCGATGCAAGGGCAAAGGCAGAGGAGATTGCAAAAACTATGGGAAAGAAAGTTTCAGATTACAAAGTTGTTTCTTACGAGTATGTCCCAGAACAATCTAAAGCCCCCTACTATGGTGGCGCTGAGGGGATGGGTACGGGTGCTCCCATAGAGGTTGGTTCAAACGAAATTGCGGTTAATGTTTATGTGACATTTATTTTAAAGTAG